A part of Cuculus canorus isolate bCucCan1 chromosome 23, bCucCan1.pri, whole genome shotgun sequence genomic DNA contains:
- the TMEM25 gene encoding transmembrane protein 25 isoform X2, with translation MVGAQLQCLSPSTVGHPGGRPGAAFALLLLLGLPVLVLAGLGERGPSIDGRLLAGCTLREGESHTFTCRAPPAASGTALRWHLDGQRREANCSAVGSTSTLTLIAQRSDRQLNCSLMDPASGETLNASVLLDVQYKPEILQADARYQEVEGAGLLLLLSVLVRANPPASIAWVDQDGHVMANTSEFVFLDATRYPGLANHSLRVHLGSTAGNISVSAANSVGVTTASLLPAGLLQARVELPLLGVAVGAALALSAVFGLGSCVAGLACHQAKPVPGQEPPGGSCSLSGSSERPQGAHLPRQTRSLPPDLRLSDLAASPRDAGTSAGGEDSILLGLENSLAFSKLGFVQLPLSGRIYKVPSVSSEEIWL, from the exons ATGGTGGGGGCTCAGCTCCAGTGCCTCTCCCCCAGCACCGTGGGGCACCCTGGGGGCCGGCCAGGGGCTGCCTttgccctcctgctgctgctcggCCTCCCGGTGCTCGTCTTGGCAG ggctgggagagcgGGGCCCCTCCATTGATGGGCGGCTGCTGGCGGGGTGCACACTGCGGGAAGGCGAGAGCCACACCTTCACCTGCCGGGCTCCCCCGGCGGCCTCTGGCACTGCGCTGCGCTGGCACCTGGATGGGCAGCGGCGGGAGGCCAACTGCTCAGCTGTGGGCAGCACCAGCACCCTCACCCTCATCGCCCAGCGCTCTGACCGCCAGCTCAACTGCTCCCTGATGGATCCGGCCTCTGGGGAGACCCTCAACGCCTCCGTCCTCCTTGACGTGCAGT ATAAGCCGGAGATCCTGCAGGCAGACGCCCGCTACCAGGAGGTCGAGGGCGCCgggctcctcctgctgctctccgTGCTGGTGCGAGCCAACCCGCCTGCCAGCATTGCTTGGGTGGACCAGGACGGGCACGTGATGGCCAACACTTCCGAGTTCGTCTTCCTGGATGCCACACGCTACCCGGGGCTGGCCAACCACTCGCTCCGCGTCCACCTTGGCAGCACAGCCGGCAACATCTCTGTCAGCGCTGCCAACAGCGTGGGCGTCACCACTGCCTCCCTCCTGCCCGCGG GTCTGCTGCAAGCCCGCGTGGAGCTGCCCCTCCTGGGTGTTGCCGTCGGGGCAGCCCTGGCCCTGAGTGCTGTGTTCGGCCTGGGCTCCTGCGTTGCTGGCCTGGCATGCCACCAGGCCAAGCCAGTGCCAGGCCAGGAGCCACCAGGAGGGAGCTGCTCCCTCTCCGGCAGCTCTGAGCGGCCCCAAGGAGCGCATCTGCCCCGCCAGACCCGCTCCCTCCCGCCCGACCTACGTCTCAGCGACCTCGCAG cttCTCCCAGGGACGCAGGAACCAGTGCCGGGGGAGAGGACAGTAttctgctggggctggagaactCCTTGGCCTTCAGCAAGCTCG GTTTTGTCCAGCTCCCGTTATCTGGGCGCATCTACAAGGTGCCGAGTGTGAGCAGTGAGGAAATCTGGCTGTGA
- the TMEM25 gene encoding transmembrane protein 25 isoform X1 produces the protein MVGAQLQCLSPSTVGHPGGRPGAAFALLLLLGLPVLVLAGLGERGPSIDGRLLAGCTLREGESHTFTCRAPPAASGTALRWHLDGQRREANCSAVGSTSTLTLIAQRSDRQLNCSLMDPASGETLNASVLLDVQYKPEILQADARYQEVEGAGLLLLLSVLVRANPPASIAWVDQDGHVMANTSEFVFLDATRYPGLANHSLRVHLGSTAGNISVSAANSVGVTTASLLPAGLLQARVELPLLGVAVGAALALSAVFGLGSCVAGLACHQAKPVPGQEPPGGSCSLSGSSERPQGAHLPRQTRSLPPDLRLSDLAGEPRAAGAEGHAGHRCLGSLSLFFPCSFSQGRRNQCRGRGQYSAGAGELLGLQQARFCPAPVIWAHLQGAECEQ, from the exons ATGGTGGGGGCTCAGCTCCAGTGCCTCTCCCCCAGCACCGTGGGGCACCCTGGGGGCCGGCCAGGGGCTGCCTttgccctcctgctgctgctcggCCTCCCGGTGCTCGTCTTGGCAG ggctgggagagcgGGGCCCCTCCATTGATGGGCGGCTGCTGGCGGGGTGCACACTGCGGGAAGGCGAGAGCCACACCTTCACCTGCCGGGCTCCCCCGGCGGCCTCTGGCACTGCGCTGCGCTGGCACCTGGATGGGCAGCGGCGGGAGGCCAACTGCTCAGCTGTGGGCAGCACCAGCACCCTCACCCTCATCGCCCAGCGCTCTGACCGCCAGCTCAACTGCTCCCTGATGGATCCGGCCTCTGGGGAGACCCTCAACGCCTCCGTCCTCCTTGACGTGCAGT ATAAGCCGGAGATCCTGCAGGCAGACGCCCGCTACCAGGAGGTCGAGGGCGCCgggctcctcctgctgctctccgTGCTGGTGCGAGCCAACCCGCCTGCCAGCATTGCTTGGGTGGACCAGGACGGGCACGTGATGGCCAACACTTCCGAGTTCGTCTTCCTGGATGCCACACGCTACCCGGGGCTGGCCAACCACTCGCTCCGCGTCCACCTTGGCAGCACAGCCGGCAACATCTCTGTCAGCGCTGCCAACAGCGTGGGCGTCACCACTGCCTCCCTCCTGCCCGCGG GTCTGCTGCAAGCCCGCGTGGAGCTGCCCCTCCTGGGTGTTGCCGTCGGGGCAGCCCTGGCCCTGAGTGCTGTGTTCGGCCTGGGCTCCTGCGTTGCTGGCCTGGCATGCCACCAGGCCAAGCCAGTGCCAGGCCAGGAGCCACCAGGAGGGAGCTGCTCCCTCTCCGGCAGCTCTGAGCGGCCCCAAGGAGCGCATCTGCCCCGCCAGACCCGCTCCCTCCCGCCCGACCTACGTCTCAGCGACCTCGCAGGTGAGCCCCGAGCTGCTGGTGCAGAGGGACACGCTGGCCACAGATGTCTTGGCTcgctctcccttttctttccctgcagcttCTCCCAGGGACGCAGGAACCAGTGCCGGGGGAGAGGACAGTAttctgctggggctggagaactCCTTGGCCTTCAGCAAGCTCG GTTTTGTCCAGCTCCCGTTATCTGGGCGCATCTACAAGGTGCCGAGTGTGAGCAGTGA